One Archangium violaceum genomic window, GTGGACGCGCTCCTGATGGTGGCCGACAAGACGGTGGGCAATGCCTCCGTCGTCCAGGAGCTCATCTCCTTCGCCACCACCCAACGCCTGCCGCTGGTGGGCCTCACCCCCAGTCAGGTGAAGGAGGGCGCTACCCTGGCCCTCGCTCCCAGCCCCACCGCCATCGGGCAGCAGGCGGGCCGGCTGGCCAACCGCATCATCCACGAGAAGGTCGACCCCGGAGCGCTGGCCGTCGCGCAGCCCGAGGGGTTGGATCTCGCCGTCAATCTCTCCGCCGCCGGCAAGCTGGGAGGCTCCAGGGACGTGGTGCTGGAGCTGCTCCGGTTCGCGGCGAAGCGGGACTTCCCCGTGAGGGTCTTCGAGTGATTCCGCGTTATAGCCGCAAGGAAATGTCTTCCCTCTGGACCGACGTGGCCCGTCTGCGCCGCTGGCGCGACGTGGAACTGGCCGCGCTGGAGGGCATGGTGGAGCACGGCATCGCGCCGCGCGAGGCGCTTCAGGACTGCCTCTCCCGCGCCGGTGACTTCACCGAGGCCGATGCCGCCCGCATCGAGGAGATCGAGCGCACCACCAAGCACGACGTCATCGCGTTCCTCACCTTCATGGAGGAGCGCATCGGGCCGAGCGCGCGCTGGCTTCACCTGGGTATGACGTCCTCGGACGTGCTGGACACCTCGCTGGGCATGTCGCTGCGCGACGCGGCGGACCTCATCCTCCAGGGCGTGGGCCGTGCCATGGCCGCGGTGGAGAAGCGCGCCTTCGAGCACAAGCGCACCGTGATGATGGGCCGCAGCCACGGCATCCACGCCGAGCCCATCACCTTCGGGCACAAGCTGGCCATCTGGTACGACGAGCTGCGCCGCGCCGAGGCCCGCATCCTCCGCGCTCGCGAGGTCATCGCCGTGGGCAAGATCTCCGGCGCGGTGGGCACGTTCGCGCACCTGCCTCCCACGGTGGAGGTGTACGCCTGCAAGAAGCTGGGCCTTACGCCCGCGCCAGCCTCCAGCCAGATCGTCCAGCGTGACCGGCATGCCGAGTTCTTCTCCGCGCTGGCGCTGCTGGGCGCGAGCATCGAGAAGTTCGCCGTGGAGATCCGCCACCTGCAGCGCACCGAGGTGCGCGAGGCCGAGGAGCCCTTCACCGCGGGCCAGAAGGGCTCGAGCGCGATGCCGCACAAGCGCAACCCCATCCTCTCGGAGAACCTGACGGGCCTGGCGCGGCTGCTGCGCGGCTACGCGTTGAGCGCCCTGGAGGACGTGGCGCTCTGGCACGAGCGGGATATCTCCCACTCGTCGGTGGAGCGGGTGATCGGTCCGGACGCCACCATCGTCGCCGACTTCATGCTCCACCGCTTCTCCGGGCTGATGGAGAACCTGCGCGTCTACCCCGAGCAGATGCAGAAGAACCTGGATCTGCTCGGCGGGGTGGTGAACTCGCAGCGCCTCCTGCTGGAGCTGGCTCGCAAGGGCATGGACCGCCAGGCCGCGTACGTCATCGTCCAGCGCAACGCCATGCGCATGTTCGAGCAGGGCGTGTCCTTCCGGAAGTCGCTGCTCGAGGACGCGGATCTTCTCGAGGTGATGACGCCCGCGGAGATCGAGGACTGCTTCTCGGCCGGCTACCACATCAAGCACGTGGACGACATCTTCCAGCGCGTGTTCGGCCGCAGCGAGTAGCCGGCTTGGGGGTGCACCGGGGGGAACCCGGGTTCACCTCGTACCCTCACCCCGGCCCTCTCCCAGCGGGAGAGGGTCGAACCTGGTTCCTCTCCGTGCAACTTGGAGAGGGGGGCGGGTGAGGAGCCTTTTCTCCTAGAGATAGCCGCGCGCCTTCAGGTTCTTCTCGATGCGCGCGTGCACGTCTCCCACTTCCAGCGCCAGCGGCGTGCCCGTGATCTGCTCGTAGGCCGCCAGGTACTTCTCCGCCAGCGACACGCGCACGTCGTCCGGAATCGCCGGCGGCGTGCCGTGGCCCTGGAAGCCCCGCTCGCGGATCAGCCACTGGCGGATGTTCTCCTTGTCCAGCATCCGCTGATCCTCGCCCTTCGCGAAGCGCGCCTCGTACTCGTCCGCCACCCAGTAGCGGCTCGAGTCCGGCGTGTGGATTTCATCGATCACGTACAGCTCGTCGCCCACCTTGCCGAACTCGTACTTCGTATCCACGAGGATCAGCCCGCGCGTGCGCGCCCACTTCTGGCCCTCGAGGAACAGCCCCCGGGCCGCCTCGGTGATGCGGGCCCAGTCGCGCGCGCTCGCCAGGTTCCTCGCCAGGATCTCCTTCTCGGAGATGGGCTCGTCGTGCTTGCCGTACTGCTCCTTGGTGGACGGGGTGATGATGGGCGCGGGGAAGGCCTCGTCCTTGCGCATCCCGTCCGGGAAGGGCACCCCGTAGGCGGTGTGCGTCCCCTTCTGGTAGTCGCGCCACAGGCTGCCCGTCAGGTACCCGCGTACCACCACCTCCACCGCGAAGGGCTGGCAGGCTCGTGCCACCGTCACGTTCGCGTCCGGTACGTCCAGCACGTGGTTGGGGACGATGTGCTTCGTGCGCTCGAACCAGAACGTCGTCAGCCGGTTGAGCACCTCGCCCTTGAAGGGGATGGTGGTCAGCACATGATCGAAGGCCGACAACCTGTCCGAGGTGACCAGGATGAGCCGGTCTCCCTGGCGGTAGGTGTCACGGACCTTCCCCTGGTAGTGCTGGCCCAGGGTCGGCAGGTTCACCTGCCGGAGCGTATGCGGAAGCTGCGCGTGGAGTGCGGAGGTGTTCACGAGAGGCGCCTCGGGCCCCGATACGGGGCGTGAAGGAGGCGCGACTCTACTGGACCGCGCCCGGCAGGGAAGCGGGACCTTGGGCCGCCGCCATGTACAGGAACGCGGGATTGATGCGCAGCATGCCGTCCACGTATGCCACCGCGTACGGCGCGCCCGAGGCCCGGTCCACCTGCACGACTCCCGAGGGATTGATCTTCCAGTGGTCGAGCAGCGTCCGGGCCACCAGTTCGGCCGCCTCGCGCTCGGACAGGCCCTGCAGGCTCTCGCGGCGATCCTCCGGCCAGCGCTCACCCACCCGTCCGTCGAAGCTCAGCAGCAGCTGCGCTCCCGCGTCCGGGGACTGGAGCAGATCCGTGCGCGCCTCGACTCCCGGCGCCGCCACCAGCTCCCCGTTCTGTGTGATGGGGAACAGAACCGGCGCCTGCGCGGCCTGACCCGCCTCCGTTTCGGAGATGCGGGCCACCTCGCGGAACAGCTCCAGGCGTGTGGAAGGATTCTCGAACTCGAGCAGCTCGGGTGGACTGGTGAGTGCCTGTCTCGCGCCGGGAGACGCGCGCACGGGGGCACCCCCGACGCCACAACCGGTCAGGGTAACGAGAGAGAGGAGCAGGCCAGCGACCCAGCGACGCATCATGGGGAATATACCGGGGCGGGTCTGACTCGGAAAGCTAAACTCGGAGGCATGCTCACGGCCGGAAACATGACCGTCATCCTCCACCAGACACGATCACCCGAGAACCTCGGCTCGGTGGCCCGGGTGATGGCCAATTTCGGCTTTTCGCGCCTCATCCTCTCAGATCCCAGGACGTACGCCTTCCGAGGCGCCGAGCGGCTGGCCGTCAAAGGGGACGCCGTGCTGGAGGCCATGGCCGTGGCCCAGAGCCTTCCCGAGGCCCTCAAGGATTGCGTGTACGCGGTTGGCACCACCTCTCGCACCCAGATCGAGGGGCGCACGGCCCTCACCCCGGAGGAGGCGGTGGCGCGGCTGGCCGAGCAGAGCCGGCGGGGGAGGGTGGCGCTGGTGCTCGGCGGTGAACAGCGGGGCCTGTCCAACGAGGAGCTGGCGTTCTGCACGGATCTGCTCGTCATCCCCACGAGCGAGGTGCAGCCGTCGATGAACCTGGCGCAGGCGGCGGCGGTGCTGCTCTACCTGTGCTCGCGCGAGGGCCGGAAGCCCGCGGAGGAGGTGGCACCGCCGCTCGCGCCGGAGCAGCAGGGCGCGAGGATGGGGACGGTGCGCGCGCTGGGCGATCGGATGCGCCAGGTGATGCTGGAGGCGCAGTTCCTCAACCCGCAGGCACCGGATCATATCCTGCGTGAGTTGGAGCGGAGTCTGTTGCGTGCGGAGCTCACCCAGCGCGAGGCGGAGCTGTGGCTCACGGCCTTCAAGCACCTGGGACGAGCGATGGGCGGGAGCAAGGGCACTCCCGGGAAGGGAGCGCCCTCGCGAGGTACCGACCCGAACGGCTAGGCCGCCTCGGCCTTCTTGTAGACCTCGCCGTAGTGCTTCTCGCACAGGCCGGCCTTGGACGTCTTGGCGCGGCAGTCCGGCTTGGAGCAGGTGCGGTAACGGGAGTGCGGGAGCTCGCCCTGCCGCCACTTCTTGAAGTGGAAGAAGCAGTAGCTCTTGGCGCGGTAGGGACGCTTGCAGCCCTCGACGCTGCAGGCCTTCTTGCCACCGCCCTTGGCCACGCGCGGCCAGTGCTTGAGGGTCGTCTTCTGTGCTTCAGCCATGGAAATGCTCCTGTTGCGTAACGGTGCCTCGCGTCACCATGGGTGTGACCCGCGGGGCGTGCAAAGGCGCTGTCTGTAGCGCTGGCCGTACCGGAACGCAAGGAGGCAGGCGGGGATGCGGGCGCACCCCCCGTTTCCATTCTCAAGGAGAGGGGGCGCTCCTGCCGGGCGCCTGTCCGTCCGCCTCCCCTGGAAGGCCGCTGCCTCCCGTGGCGGGCTCTCCGTCCGGGTGGGCCGCCGGAGCGGGACCCGCCAGGGTGGGCGCGACGGGCTCCGTATCACCGGGGATGTCCTCGAGCTTGACCTTCAGCTTCAGGGGCCGATCTCCGCGCCGGACGCGGAGCACCACGTTGCGGCCCACTCCCCGGGAAGCCACCTGCCAGCGCAGCTTGTGGGCACGATCCACCCGGGCGGAGTCCAGGCCCTCGATGACGTCCCCCACCTGCAGTCCGGCGCGCGAGGCGGGGCCGCCGTCCATCACCTCCGACACCACCACGCCCCTGGGGTTCGTCAGCCCATAGGCCTCGATGACGTCGGGGGAGCAGTCCTGCACGGACACTCCCATCCACCCGCGCCGCACGCGCCCGTACTTCCTCAGGTGCGGCAGCACCGCCTTGGCGATGTCCACCGGGATGGCGAAGCCGATGCCCTGGCCCGCCACGTTGACGGCGTTGGCGATGGCCACCACGTCCCCGTGCACGTCCAGCACCGGCCCGCCCGAGTTGCCCGGGTTGATGGAGGCGTCCACCTGCATGTAGTCGAAGTCGCCGTCGCGCCCGTTGGGCGTCACGTCCGTGCGGCCCTTGGCGCTCACCACGCCCGCCGTCACCGAGTGCGTCAATCCGAACGGATTGCCGATCACCACCACGAAGTCCCCCACCTCCACCCGCGAGGCCGAGGACAGCTTCAGCACGGGCAACTTCCGAGGGGCCTTGATCTTCAGCAGCGCGAAGTCCGTGCGCTCGTCCTCGCCCACCACCTCGGCGGGGTACTCCTCCGGGTAGCCGCGCTCGGAGAGCACGGAGATGGTGATGTCCTCCGCGCCCTCGATGACGTGGGCGCTGGTGAGGATGTAACCGTCCGGATGGATGATGAGGCCCGAGCCGATGCCCTTCTGGGCCTCGCCCTCCATGTCGGCGCCGGTGCTCGCCTGACGTGTGGTGATGGACACCACCGCGGGCAGGGACGCCTGGGCCACCTGACTGAGGGCGGAACGCTGCTCGCGCACGGAGCGCTGCGCCGCCTCCACCCACAGCCGGTCTGGCTGCTCTCCCCCATGCCGGGCGCCCCACGCCGGTGCGCCCAGTGTGCACAGCAGCGTTGCCAGCGAGACACTCCCCCACCACCGTCCACCGATCATCGTCCCGCGCCTCCCACCCAGCCCACCTCGGGAGAAACTAGGGAGGCGGAGTCCGGAGGGGAAGCGGGGCGATCGGCGAGGGTGGGGAAGGCTACTTCTTCTGGGCGATGATGCGGTCGATCTCCGCCCGATCCTCGTTGGTGATGCGCTCGCGCGGTGCCGGCGCCGCCGCCGCTGGCTTCGAGATCTGCTTCGAGGCCTTCTTCGTCGTCCGGTTGACGGCGTCCTTGGCGTCGTCGAGCGCGTCGCGCACGCCGTCCTTCACCCGGTCCACCTGGCGATCCACCTCGGATGGCTGCACGTGGCGCTTCCACTGCAGCTGCGCGTACTCCAGTGGCGTCCGCCCCTCGATGCTGCCGGTCGCCAGGAAGACCCCGAGTCCCACCGCGCAACCCGTCCACACCAGGAACTTCAGGAAGTCCATTGTTCACATCCTCCTACCACCTCATACACCGAGGCAGGGGAGCTGGCCAGTTTCTGGTGGGGGGGTGGGTTGGTCGCTGACAGCGGGCGGGGCGCCCTCTAATGTGCGCGGCCTTGCAGCCCGACGAGCTCTTCCAGGCCGCCCGGCAGAGGGCGGAGTCGATGTCCCTTCCGCGAGCGCAGGAGGCGCAGGAGCAGTTGCGCGCCCAGGCGCTGGCGCTGTTCGCCCGGATTCCGGAGCCGCCCGTGTACCACCGGGCGGAGGATCCGGCGCGCAAGGCGGCGGAGTCGCTGCTGCCGGAGCTGGAGAAGGTGCTGGCCCTGGGGCTGGCGGTGGAGCGGGACGCGGGGCGGTGGGAGGCCACGGAGCGCATCCTCGCGGCGCTGCGGGCGCATGGCGAGGCGCTGTGCCATACGGCGGACGGGCGGCTGGTGCGGGCGGAGGAGGCGTGGCGGCGGGCGCTGGAGCTGGAGCGCGCGGCGCATCCCACGCGGGCGCTCGGAACGAAGGAGACGGTGGCCCCGCCGGTGTATGATCGGACGTCGGGGGCCTCGCGGTACGACCCGAGGCAGGAATCAGTGGCGCAGGTGAAGCTCATCTGCCCCAACACGGGCTGCAAGCGCATCAACGACTTCGGGTACGTGCCGGGGCCGGGGACGCGCCGCTACGTCTGTCCGGCCTGCAACACGCCCTTCCTGGCGTACTTCGGCGAGCTGCGCGGGCTGGAGATCGAGCACAGGAGCAGCTCCAAGCGCTTCTTCTTCACGGTGGACGAGGTGCGGGGCTCGGGCAGCTCGCGCATCGAGTTCGAGGAGGCGAGTGGCGAGGAGTTCCCGGTGGCACGAAGGGATCTGCTGGTCTTCCTGTACACCGAGGCGCGCGAGCTGAAGGCGGTGGTGAACCTGACGAACAACCGGCTGATGTGGATTTCGCCGGCCAGCTCGTGCTTCGTGGTGACGGCGGCGTTCGGAGAGGGCGCGCCGGAGCTGGTGGCGTTCCGGGAGTTCCGGGACGAGGTGCTGCGCCGCCACGGGTGGGGACGGGAATTCATCCGGGTCTACTATCGGTATGGGCCAGGGGTTGCGCGGTGGGTGGTGGAGAGGCCGGGGGTGAGGCGGGAAGTCCGGCGGGTGCTGAAGCAGGTGCACCGGGTGTTGAAGACGACGAGGAGCGGAAGCACGTGACGGAGCAGCGGAACACGGACGCCGGGCAGCAGTCGGGAGCGGGGCAGGAGGGCGCGGGGCAGCCGCCGGCGCGCCATGGGTGGAGCAAGGTGTTGCTGGTGGTGACGGGCCTGCTGGGTATGGCGGGCCTGGGGTACCTGGGCGTGCAGGAGGCGATGCGGCAGCGGCTGGCCTCGGACGGGATGGCGGCGCCCCCGGTGAAGATGGAGAAGTACGAGGGGGGGACGCTGTCGCTGGCGGACCTCAAGGGCAAGGTGGTGATGCTGGACTTCTGGGCGACGTGGTGCCCGCCGTGCCAGGCGGAGATGCCCTCGCTCATCAAGCTGGCGAAGGAGTACGAGGGGAAGGGCCTGGTGTTCGTGGCGGCGAGCCGTGACGAGATGCCGGACGCGCCCCTGTTCGTGCAGGAGTTCGTGGTGAGCCGCATGCCGGAGCTGGGGCAGTACGTGGTGTACGCCCCGGACGAGGTGGCGGCGGTGTTCCAGGTGACGGCGCTGCCGACGCTCTACTTCCTGGACCGGGAGGGCCGGGTGGTGGACGCGCAGCGGGGCATGCTGACGGAGGACGCGCTGCGCCGGCGGATCGAGCGCGCCCTCGAGCTCTGAGGTGCGGTCAGAACAGGTGGCCGAAGTCCAGGTAGAAGCCCGTGGTGCCGTCACGAGGGCTGAGGCCGTAGTCGACGCGGAGGATGAAGTCGTTCTCCCAGGCGATGCGCAGCCCGCCACCGACGCCGTAGCGTGGATCGCCCCCATCCGCGAGGCGGAGGTCCGTCCAGGCCTGTCCCACGTCGAGGAAGGCGACGACGGTGAAGTCCAGGTGCTGCCGCCATGGGGACACCGAGAGGAACTTCCACCGCACCTCGCCGTTGGCCAGCGCCTTCGCCTGCCCCTGTAGCCGGTTCTTCAGGATGCCGCGTGCGGTGTACATGCCGCCGATGCCGCTCCAGCCCTCGAGCCACTCCACGCCGCCGAACGAGGTGAGCAGGAAGACAGGCACGTCTCCGCCCATCACATCGAGGAAGAGCCGGGCGGCCACCACGAGCCGCTCGCTGAACAGCGGTTGGTAGAAGCGAAGGTTGGCCGTCACCCCCCAGTAGCTGGAGGCACTTCCCGTCGGGGTGGCGGCTCCACGCAGCGCGAGCTCGTGGAACATGCCGCGCACTGGGGCAGGCTCGTTGTCGCGCGTGTCCAGCAGCAGGCTCGCCGATACCTCCGCCGTGCGGAAGGTGGTCGCCCCGTCCTCGCTCCCAGTCAGCCCCGAGATCAACCCCGCCCGGGCATCCTCCACCAGCCGCGAGTCCCTCGCCTGTCCCAGCTCTTCCGTTCCGTAACGCGTGCGCACCGAGGTGATGCGGAAGCGATAGCCCAGCGCCACCTGCCAGGGTCCGCTCAGCGGCCGGCGCGCGTTCAGCACCAGGCTCGGGAGGGTGCGCTGATCGAAGCTGTAGTAGCGCAGGCCTCGGAAGTCCGGGTTGCCCGGACAGGCATTCGGGTCCGACTTCAGCGCCTCGCGATCCTCGCACCCGGCGAACGCCGGCTCATAAGCCGCGGTGCCTCCCAGCCCGAAGTAGGGCGAGAAGCGGTCGTTGAGCAGGCCCAGGTTGATGCCCAGGCGCCACTCCGATGAGAGGAAGCGGGGCGAATCCAGGATGAGGCGGTGCTGGGCCACCCCGTTCGTCGTCTGGAAGAACTGAGCCACCACGGAATGCCGGTAGGGCAGCTGGGTGCCATCGCCCGCGTCCACCAACATGAGCCGCGCGCCATAGCCGAAGCCCTCGTCGCTGTTGAAGCTGACCAGCGGAAGGCCCATCACGCGCCATCCCGTCCGAGGCGTTTCGGTGGGAGGTGGCGTCACTCCGGCCACGGGGGGCTCGATGGCCTCGTGTGGAGGCTCCTCGGCCCACGCCGGGGCCCAGGTCAGCACGGCGGTCAGCACCACTGCCCACGTCGTCCGGATCGGATACATGAACGTCTCCAGGTGCTTCGGGGCCGCGGCTTCAGGCCACGGCCAGTCCGTGCGAGGTTCCCTCCGCGTACCGCGGGAGGCGTCCCCTCACTCGTTTCCGTACAGGGAGTCCATGAACTGGAGGATGAAGCCCTCGGCCTCCTTGGGATCGGGGAGGGCGCCGAGCATGCCGTACATGGCGGCGCTTCCGTCCGGGGCGGGCTCACCGGAGGCGAGGTGGGCGGCACACGCGCGCAGATCCGCGAGGAAGGGCTCCACCACCGCGGCGTGGGCGGGCGTCACCATCAGGTGCAGCGCGGGGGGCCTCATCTGGCGATCCAGCTTCCAGCCGCGTGCCTCCATGGCATCGCCGAGCGCGTAGATGTCCAGGGTCTTCGAGGAGAAGGCGAAGACGCTGAGCGACGGCTTGCCCAGGAGCTCGAGCCCGGGGATGGCGGCGATGCCTTCGCGCAGCACCTTCGCGGTGTCGAGCACGGTGCGGGCCAGCCGCAGATAACCCTCCTCGCCGAGGTACTTGAGGACGGCCCAGGCCGCGGCGATGGCCCCACCGGGACGGGTGCCCGCCATGGAGGGCGAGGCGTAGATGCCGCCGCTCCAGCCCGTATAGGTGAAGAACTGGTACCGGCGCAGCTCGGGCGTGCGGTAGAGGACGATGGAGGCGCCCTTGGCGGCGTAGCCGTACTTGTGCAGGTCCGCCGAGAGGCTGGTGACGCCGGGCACGGCGAAGTCGAAGTCGGGGATGTCGTAACCGAGCCGCTTCGCGAAGGGCAGGAGGAACCCACCGAGGCAGGCATCCACGTGGAAGAAGACGCCCTTCTCCTGGGCCAGGGCGGCGAGCTCGGAGATGGGGTCGATGACTCCCTGCGGGTATGAGGGCGCCGAGCCGACGACGAGCGCCGTGCGTGGATTGATGGCGGCGCGCATGGCCGCCATGTCCGCGCGGAAGTCCGGCCCCACGGGGACGTTGATGGGCTTCACCCCGAAGTAGTGGGCGGCCTTCTGGAAGGCGGGGTGGACGGAGGCGGGCATCACCATCTCCGGCTCGGAGATGCCACGCTCGGCGAGGGCGAAGTCGCGGGCCGTCTTGACGGCCATGAGGATGGACTCGGTGCCTCCGGACGTCATCGTGCCGGTGGCGGTGTCGCCATGGAAGAGCTCCGCCGCGATGGCGAGCACCTCGGACTCGAAGCGCCTCAGGCTGGGGAAGGCCAGCGGGCTGAGGCCGTTTTCGGACATGAACTCGGTGTAGGCCTCGGCGGCGACGCGGCGCACGTCCTCGCCCGCGTTGTAGACGAGGCTCCACGTACGCCCCTCCTTCCAGTGAGCATCCTCGGTGCGCATCTCGCGCATCCTCGCGAGCACGTCCTGGTGGCTCAGACCCTGGGAAGACAGGCGGGGGCTCTTCGACATCTCATCTCCGGGAGTGGGAAGGGTGTTGCTCCCGGCACTATAGGTGAAAGGCCCCGGGAGCCGCTCCGGGGGGGGGCGTCACCTACCCCCGGACCTGCCCGCGGACGAGCCCCTCACTGCTTTCCGGCGCCGCCCTTGTTGACGCCGGTGCCCTTGTTGTCGCCCGCGCCCTTCTTCTCCGCTGGCTTCTCCGCCGGCACGGTGCGCGCGGGCGTCTCGATCTCGGACTTGATGAGGCGGAAGTCGACGCGGCGGTTCTTGGCGCGTCCGAGCGAGGTGGCGTTGGTCGCGATGGGCCTGGACTCACCGAAGCCCTTGGCGCGCAGACGGTGGGCCTCGATGTTCTTGGAGACGAGGTAGTCCAACACGGACTGGGCCCGCCGCTGGGACAGGTTGAGGTTGAGCGCTTCGGAGCCGACGTTGTCGGTGTGACCCTCGATGAGGACGGGCCCGAGCTCGGGGTTGCGCTCGAGCACGATGGCCACCTCGTCGAGCAGCTTGAGGGACTGCTTCTGGATGGTCGCGGAGCCGGTCTCGAAGAGGATGTTGCCCTTGATGCGGATGCGGTCGGACTCGATGACCACGAGCGGTGGGTTGTCGATGGGGCAGCCATCGGCCTCGGCGGCGCCGGACTGGTCGGGGCACTTGTCGACGTTGTCGGGCACCTCGTCGCCGTCGCTATCCGGGCAGCCGTCATAACCCGCGGGACCGGGCTGGTCGGGGCACAGGTCCTGGCCATCGGGCACGCCGTCGCCGTCGGAATCACCGCAGCCACCCTGGGACTTGTCGCCAGCGGAGTTCGGGCACTGGTCCTCGCCGTCGACGACACCATCTCCGTCGTTGTCCGGCTCGGGGCAGCCGTCGGAGTCCATGAAGCCGTCCGAGTCCTCGGCCTCGGTGGGGCACTTGTCGAGCGAGTCGCGGACACCATCGCCATCCGAGTCGAGGAACGTCTCGTCGTAGCGCAGGGCGAGCATGACGCGCAGCGCCTCGCGGCCATAGCCGCTGCCGAGCGTCACGCCCCGGCCCACGTCCAGCTCCAGGCCCCAGCCCCCGAAGATGCGGGCACGCACGCCACCGAGCACCTCCCAGGGCGTCTTGAGGGAGTCGGCCTGGCTGAAGTTGAAGGGGGCGGTGGTGGGCGTGGCCAGGTGCATTTCCGCGATGGCCTGCACGTCGGTGAGGCGGCCGATGTTGGGCAGGTCCACCACCGCGCCGCCACCGAAGGTCACCTCGTTGCCCACGTAGAGGTTGAGGTACTGGCCGGGCGCGGAGCGCAGGCGCAGGCCCAGGTTGCCGAGCACGCGCACCGGGCCGAAGGCGCGCTCCACGGCGAGCCGCGGAGCGAAGAGTACACCCCGCTCACCGAGGAAGCTGTCACCGTCCCCACTGGGCAGGCGCACCTCCGCGGAGAGCGCGACGCCCACGGGGAATTCCTCGGGCAGCAGGAGGAAGACGCGGGGCTGGAGCCGCACGTCGCCGAAGCCCTGGGCGCTCACGCCGGCGGCGCCGGGGAAGTCGGGGGCCGCGAGCGCATCACGCAGCAACTGGAACCGGTCCCCCTGCACGAGGGTGAAGGGCACGTCCGCGGCGATCTCCAGCCGGCGGTGCAGCTGCCAGGCGAAGAGCGCGTGGGCGTCGAGCCGGTAGGGGATGAGGTCACCCAGCTTCTCGTCACCGAGCTTGAGGGCGAGGATGCCGTGGTTGTAGTCGAAGAGCAGGGCGCCCCGGAAACTCCCAGCGGGCTCCGGCGAGGCGCCCTCGAGGGCGATGCCGCTCTTCTGGGCGGGGGTGGCCTTCAGGGGCACGGCGTCGAAGCCGCGCGTGAAGGCGTCCGGCTGTGCTGACGCAGCGGCGCCGGCCAGCAGCAGGCACATCACTGCGAGTCGGGTTGCTGCGCTTCGCAAGGACCGCTCCCAGGGACAGGCCCGGAAATTCGGGCCTTTGGCTGGGTCCATACCATCCACTTCCGAGGGGTGGAAGAAAACCCCTACGGAAGTGTCCGCTCGCTACAGCCGTGCGCTACTTCTCCATGAAGGACTGAGCGGGAACGATCTGGATGGCATCGGGCCGGACGGGCAGGGGCTGGGAGATGATGGCCTTGTCCTCCTCCAGGAGCTCGGCCGACTTGGGCGAGGCGTAGGTGATGGGCGAGGGCGGCTGCTCCTCGAGCTGCTTCGCGAGCTCCTGCGCGTCCTGGGTGACGAAGGCGAAGTTGAGGGCCTCGGGACGCAGCTGCCGCCGGATGGCGGCGTGCACGGACTCGGGGGTCATCTTCCCGAGCGCGGCGCGGTACTGCTCCAGGAAGTCGGGCGTGCCGTAGAAGAGCGAGTCGATGGCGTACCCGAG contains:
- a CDS encoding pyridoxal phosphate-dependent decarboxylase family protein, with product MSKSPRLSSQGLSHQDVLARMREMRTEDAHWKEGRTWSLVYNAGEDVRRVAAEAYTEFMSENGLSPLAFPSLRRFESEVLAIAAELFHGDTATGTMTSGGTESILMAVKTARDFALAERGISEPEMVMPASVHPAFQKAAHYFGVKPINVPVGPDFRADMAAMRAAINPRTALVVGSAPSYPQGVIDPISELAALAQEKGVFFHVDACLGGFLLPFAKRLGYDIPDFDFAVPGVTSLSADLHKYGYAAKGASIVLYRTPELRRYQFFTYTGWSGGIYASPSMAGTRPGGAIAAAWAVLKYLGEEGYLRLARTVLDTAKVLREGIAAIPGLELLGKPSLSVFAFSSKTLDIYALGDAMEARGWKLDRQMRPPALHLMVTPAHAAVVEPFLADLRACAAHLASGEPAPDGSAAMYGMLGALPDPKEAEGFILQFMDSLYGNE
- the omp85 gene encoding Omp85 family outer membrane protein; its protein translation is MYPIRTTWAVVLTAVLTWAPAWAEEPPHEAIEPPVAGVTPPPTETPRTGWRVMGLPLVSFNSDEGFGYGARLMLVDAGDGTQLPYRHSVVAQFFQTTNGVAQHRLILDSPRFLSSEWRLGINLGLLNDRFSPYFGLGGTAAYEPAFAGCEDREALKSDPNACPGNPDFRGLRYYSFDQRTLPSLVLNARRPLSGPWQVALGYRFRITSVRTRYGTEELGQARDSRLVEDARAGLISGLTGSEDGATTFRTAEVSASLLLDTRDNEPAPVRGMFHELALRGAATPTGSASSYWGVTANLRFYQPLFSERLVVAARLFLDVMGGDVPVFLLTSFGGVEWLEGWSGIGGMYTARGILKNRLQGQAKALANGEVRWKFLSVSPWRQHLDFTVVAFLDVGQAWTDLRLADGGDPRYGVGGGLRIAWENDFILRVDYGLSPRDGTTGFYLDFGHLF
- a CDS encoding OmpA family protein; this encodes MCLLLAGAAASAQPDAFTRGFDAVPLKATPAQKSGIALEGASPEPAGSFRGALLFDYNHGILALKLGDEKLGDLIPYRLDAHALFAWQLHRRLEIAADVPFTLVQGDRFQLLRDALAAPDFPGAAGVSAQGFGDVRLQPRVFLLLPEEFPVGVALSAEVRLPSGDGDSFLGERGVLFAPRLAVERAFGPVRVLGNLGLRLRSAPGQYLNLYVGNEVTFGGGAVVDLPNIGRLTDVQAIAEMHLATPTTAPFNFSQADSLKTPWEVLGGVRARIFGGWGLELDVGRGVTLGSGYGREALRVMLALRYDETFLDSDGDGVRDSLDKCPTEAEDSDGFMDSDGCPEPDNDGDGVVDGEDQCPNSAGDKSQGGCGDSDGDGVPDGQDLCPDQPGPAGYDGCPDSDGDEVPDNVDKCPDQSGAAEADGCPIDNPPLVVIESDRIRIKGNILFETGSATIQKQSLKLLDEVAIVLERNPELGPVLIEGHTDNVGSEALNLNLSQRRAQSVLDYLVSKNIEAHRLRAKGFGESRPIATNATSLGRAKNRRVDFRLIKSEIETPARTVPAEKPAEKKGAGDNKGTGVNKGGAGKQ